The region AAAGGACACCGCCTATTTTTTGCAAATAAAGCATTAGAGTATTATAATAGAATGCCAAAAGATGGTGAATTACAACAAAAATATGCCAATCAAAAAGTGGAAATTGAACGATTCATAGCCTCACTTTCTAAATGATTTATGAAGAAAAAAATTAAAAAAATAAGCCTGATATTACTTTGTATAATCACACTTTCATTTCTATTGAGTTATATTTTTAGAAATGAAATTTTAGTTTATGCAATAGAAAAAATCCAAAATAAAGTAAGTCAAAAATACGATTGTACTTTTAAAATTGGCCAAGCCGAATTAATTGGAATTTCAGGAATAGAAATGCATAATATTTCTCTTAAACCTAATAATGCCGACACTTTACTTGCTGTTAACACCATAAAAACTAAAATCAATCTTTTTGAAATAATTACTGGCGATTTACAAATTAATAATTTAGAAATGCATGATGGTTATATTCAATTGGTAAAAAACAAAAATGGAAGAAACTTTGATGCCTTTTTAAAAAAAGACACATTGTCTACTTCAACTTCAAAAAAAAATTATGCTAAAACAGCCTATAAATTAATTTCTAAGGTTTTGAATTTAATTCCTTCTGAAATGAAATTGAACAATTTGTCATTAAAAATTGATGACATGGGAAGAAAAGTAGGTTTCAATATGCAACAATTAGAATTACAAAACGAAAAATTGAATTCAAAAATTATCGTTACCAGTGCATCTGAAAAACAAACTTGGCTATTAGATGGCAGGGCTAATCCAAGAGAAATGAAATCTGATTTACGCTTTCATAGTGCAGATACTTCTTCAATTAAAATTCCTTATATAGAAGAACGACTCGGATTAAAATCTAATTTCAAAAACATTCATTTACAACTCAACAATATTGATTATTCAAGCAATGAATTACATATTGATGGAGTTGCTTCTATTAATCAATTTACAATTAACCATCCAAAAATTGCTTCCAAAGATGTGGTAATTGATAAAGCAAAATTTGATTATAAATTTCTTCTAGGTACTGATTTCATTTCTATCGACAGTACCTCAACGGCACAATTAAATGAAATAAAAGTACAACCATTTGTAGAATACAATACAGAAGAAGATACCATTTACAAATTGAAAATTAAAATTCCAGAAACCCAAGCCCAAGCTTTTATCACTTCATTACCTAAAGGCTTATTTCGACATTTTGAAGGCATGGAAGCAAAAGGAAGTTTTAGCTATAATTTGGATTTTGAATTCAATAAAAACAAGCCTAATAATTTAATCTTTGACAGTCAATTTCATAAAAACAATTTACAAATAGTAAAATATGGAGAAGCAGATTTAGAAAAATTAAATCATGAATTTACTTATCGTGCCATAGAAAACGGAATTTTACAGAGACCAATCATCGTTGGGCAATCCAACCCTCATTTTACTTCCTATGAAGAACTTCCAACTGTTTTAAAAAATGCCGTACTTACCAGTGAAGACCCCTCTTTTATGAAACATAGAGGTTTTATTACGGAAGCCTTTAAACAATCTATAATTAAGAACATTAAAACTAAAAAATTTGCTCGTGGCGCCAGTACCATAAGTATGCAATTAATTAAAAATGTTTTTTTAACCCGTGAAAAAACATTGTCTAGAAAGTTAGAAGAAATTTTATTAGTATATATTCTAGAAAACAACCGAATTACTTCTAAAGAGCGCATGTTAGAAGTCTATTTCAACATTATTGAATGGGGACCAAATGTTTATGGTATTGGAGAAGCTGCTGTGTTTTACTTTAATAAAAAACCGCAAGAATTAAATTTAAATGAGTGTTTGTTTTTAGCAACTATAGTTCCCAAACCAAAAAAAT is a window of Flavobacterium indicum GPTSA100-9 = DSM 17447 DNA encoding:
- a CDS encoding biosynthetic peptidoglycan transglycosylase — encoded protein: MSYIFRNEILVYAIEKIQNKVSQKYDCTFKIGQAELIGISGIEMHNISLKPNNADTLLAVNTIKTKINLFEIITGDLQINNLEMHDGYIQLVKNKNGRNFDAFLKKDTLSTSTSKKNYAKTAYKLISKVLNLIPSEMKLNNLSLKIDDMGRKVGFNMQQLELQNEKLNSKIIVTSASEKQTWLLDGRANPREMKSDLRFHSADTSSIKIPYIEERLGLKSNFKNIHLQLNNIDYSSNELHIDGVASINQFTINHPKIASKDVVIDKAKFDYKFLLGTDFISIDSTSTAQLNEIKVQPFVEYNTEEDTIYKLKIKIPETQAQAFITSLPKGLFRHFEGMEAKGSFSYNLDFEFNKNKPNNLIFDSQFHKNNLQIVKYGEADLEKLNHEFTYRAIENGILQRPIIVGQSNPHFTSYEELPTVLKNAVLTSEDPSFMKHRGFITEAFKQSIIKNIKTKKFARGASTISMQLIKNVFLTREKTLSRKLEEILLVYILENNRITSKERMLEVYFNIIEWGPNVYGIGEAAVFYFNKKPQELNLNECLFLATIVPKPKKFMWQFDATGNQKDYVVKNQNFIKNLMLKRGLLMETDTIGQSIPIQITGNARSFLKIKLVEKDTIQATEEIEF